Genomic segment of Malania oleifera isolate guangnan ecotype guangnan chromosome 7, ASM2987363v1, whole genome shotgun sequence:
GATTCTTCTTTTTTAGCTTATTTGAGTAGTTGCAAACCCCGCAGTAGGGCTTCAGCTCTCTTATTTCTTTGATTTGTGGATTATTTATCTATTGTATTGAGTTTGTCTTCTTGAATGAATACTTCAAATATTCCTTCATTCTCATTCTTTTCATTTAATAATGTATATTTAAAGAAAGTCTGATTGGATGCTTTGCataatgattttcaagaaatgtgaaaaaGAACTTTGATTTTTTTGTTCATGGTTTTTCCAGTAACATCGtaagatatttttaaattttgaaaatgttcCGAGAGCTGATTCGTCCATCAACCTAACAAGTGACTTTTTATTACATGTGGGAAGCATTTGTAGAATATTTAGTGTTCATTTAAGATGACTTAAATGACTTCTTAGAGCACAATTTTCAGAGTTCAGCCATCATCATCATTGGAGTTGGAAACTGTTTTTACTTCTAAAATCACTTTAGGATGAAATTTAGTTGTTGAAACTTTATCTTGAGATAGTTTTAGATCAAGATTTCTTTTCAACTAAAATGGTGCATTCTAACTTACCCCTCCCCCTCTCCCCTTTTTCTTTCTGCTGTATGCTATCTTATGTCTCATTCAAATTTGCATATTATTCTTCTCCGCTTATTCCCCGATAAAGGTAAAGGTAtaattcttaatttctttttcatTGTGTTTTTTTTTCTACCTCATTGGAAACCCACTGGGCATGGGCTACAGTGCTACACAACCCCCTCCACCCCCTCTTTGGGTGTGCATGTGCATGAGTTATATCAGTGATTTCTACTACTAGCTGCGGCCACATGTGCTCTGCAGATTTTGGTTGTTGTGGACAGTTTTTGGCAGTTTTTCAGAAGTTATagacaatttttttaaatttatggatcaaaatatgtggaaaaaaatatggAGAGTCAATGGCTAGTTTATTCATCAGTTGAAAAATTTATCTTAGCTCTGATTCTTTAGAAGAattgttttgaaaaaatatagaaaaagaaTGCAGATTAGAAATCTGCCTATGCTTCCCTTTGTTAATAGTAGAGATTCTAAGAAAAATTACAGTGGAAGTATATTTTATTATTCATCATATTATTATAGATGAAGTTACTATTAAACTGAGTCAGTGCTTaaaatgtgaagttcgaggaattTGCTTATTGATTGTGTGATATCAGATATTAGCAGTTCTGCTGCAGATTCTTCTCCAGTTAAGGTCCATTTAGCGAATGGCTTCTTAAATTGATTTGCAGGATAGAAAATCTTTTAAACGTTCTATATAGAATCTTGTCTACTTTCATTTTGCCTTTTTGTTGGAACAGTTGGATGACAAGGCACAGCTTCTATTAAAGAATTTGCTGGATGGTGCTGCAGAAAAGATGTTTGATGCTCATTCAAAGGTACATTCTCCTGATGATGACTGTCTTTCAGAGTCACTGGTTTTTAAGGCAGATCTACAAAAATGATTGACCgtcttaattaaaattagaggGCCCTAAGCACTCTACTGGGACTTTtctgacacttctttgcttttcTACTTCTGTTGTCTAAATAGCTTTTATGCACTGTGTGATAGATTTTAGCAGCTCAATTAGACATATGTAAGATGTCCTGTGCTACTCAACTAGAGAAACCTAAGAGCACCCCAAAGTTGCAGCCTCCAACATCAGATATATTGAAAACCTTTTCCCATGTTGCTGAAAATTCAAGCAAAGATTCAAATTGCTGTACGGTTGCTTCATTAAAGGGTGAGCTACCACCTACCAAGCTAGAACCTCAAGACACAGTTTTGGAAATTCCAGAAGGCAGCATTTTTACTACTAAACTTGAAAACGGAAGAAACCATCGTCATATTGGTAAGCAAAGCAGTGTGAAGTGTCTAAATTCAGCCAAGGCGGTCAAAATCTCAGCCAACAAAAATGAGAATCATTGCAAGAGTCGTCAGGATCAGCAATCTGATTGGTATAGCCAATTTAGTCAGGTTAATGAGTATGTGGAAGAATTAGAATCAAAAGAGAAGGCTAAGTGGATTCTTGAACTTAAACAAAACTCTGGCATGGGCAGATCATTCACATTTTCATCCAGCAATCCTGCAACTCGAGTTTCTAAAGCAGGAGCTGAAGAGGTGGAACAAGCCAAGGCCACTGATATCTCAAATGAGGTTGCTAAGGCAATACAGCAAATAGAATCACGCCTTTCATACATGCACTTGGCTGATGGGGGATCATGTTCATTTGGGGATAAAAATGTGGCATATCAGGATCAGAGAACATCCATAGTCGGTTCAGTTCCAACTGCCTGTTCAGTTCGCCCTACGCTGCAGACAAAAGGAGTGAATGGGAAAGGAAAAGGTATGAGTGCCCTGATTGAGGCTCCTGGGTCTGTTACACCAAGTTCGTGGGCTAATCAGTGGCTTGTGGACCCAAATAGCTGCTCCAGCCGGGGGCATCTGAGTCAAGGTGATGATCCTATTTTGGCTAGACATAACTCACCGACTGACAAAGGTGGTAAACCTGGTGAAAATTCCAATCAGCCGTCAACAATTGACAATAACCCGCTCAGTTGGACACACTGTCAAAAATGTGGGAGAAAGAAGTGTACTATTTTGCCAGACCAGATGCTGTGTCAGGTTTCTAGTCATGGAACAAAATTACCCGACTTTCCTAGTCAGAGGACAAGCTGGGTTCCAGGCCACAGTGCCAAGGCCATTGTGGATAAAGTTAACCATGTGAATCAACCAGAGAGTCAAAATGATCATTCTCCATGTTTGTCTTCTAGTGTGATTCGGGGGCTAAGGATTTTACCAAGCCAGTCCAATAAAGTGAGAAGTCAATATCATAATCAAATGGCCACTAAAAAGACATTAATCAGGAAGGCTATAGCATCTCGGCCACCAATGCCCCTCAGCTCCCAAGCCTTGGAACCACGAAGACATATGCAAGCACTAGATTCTTGTTACAGGCCACATGGACCAACCCAAGCATTGGATCCTCGTCAAAACCTGAGACAGACTAGGGCAATGAAGCCGACCCAGTGGGGAAAGGATTTTCCATGTGAAATGATCCAGGCACAGGAGCCAACTCTACAGAATTATAGGCACAGCTTGATGACTGCAGGCCCCATCACCCGTAAAAATCCAACGTCTCGAGGGAATGGGACTCATGGAAGCACTCATGTGCGTCCCTTGAACGGAATTCTGACACGTCATCAGGATTTGGAGGAAACGAGTTGGAGCTCATGTAGCTCCTCAAGCTGGAAAACTCAGCCAACTAGCACAAATGGCAGTGATAATGTGATGTATTCGTTGTCAAGTCAACAGAATAACAGCAGCAACAGGGGTGATGGTGAAAGAGAGAGCGAGAGCAATAGCAACAGTAGCAGCAACAGCAACACCTTAAGCAGCTATTCACTCCCCAGTCAGCAAACGAGCATCAGCTCCAGTGAGGTAGACTCACAGCCACGTGGGAAGCAGTCCCATCTGATGGGTCTAACACCAAGGAGATTAGCACACAAGGCTGGCAAAAAAAGGTCCAGGAATCATCATTCAGATGTGGGTTCATGCAGAATGAGCACTAAGAAGACAAGTAGGCCAGAAAAAGGGACTGGACGGTTGAAGAGATTTAAGAACAAGTTAGCATTGATCTTTCATCaccatcaccaccaccaccatcaccaCCATCACTCTGAGGACGATGATTCAGGCAGTGGTAACAAGGATCGGAAGGATGCAGGCCATGCTGCATCCCTGTGGAAGCAAAAGCAGAAGAAGGCCTCCCATGGTAAAGGCAAAGAGGAAGTATATGGAGAGCAAGTGGTACAGAAGTTGGAAAAATCAGCAGTAAGCAAGGTGCCGCATAAGCAACAGCGTGGGCAGCTCAATTCACTTGTTGATGGGCTGGTGAAGCATGTTCAATGTTCAAAGAAATCGAAACGGTCCAAGGCTGGCATCACGCAGCTGGGGAAGACACATGTTTTGAATAATGGCCATAAGGAGTTGGAGAGGAAGTTGCACTGGTGGCAGAAATTTCATCAGCAGAAGGGCGTGAAACTGCCCCTTGGGAAACGCCGCGTTAGGTTGGCCACTAAGAATAAAAAACCTCTATTAGGTGAGATGGAGATGAAATAAGGCCCTGGTAGCTTAGAAAATGCTATGCAATTTATTGATTCATAAACTTTTTTACCCTAAGGTTTATATCTTTGTAGGTACTTGGATGTTTTaggagaaaattgaaaaaaaaaacacacccacacacacacttCTATATCGAATGGTCTTGTTGTACATTATTTAAATTGCTTGTGGGATGCTCTAATCAACCAAATTAGATTAAGACAGTTGCGCCCTTGAGGAAGAAGATCAAGTGTGTATCATAGGATGTTCAATCAACCAACTGCATTACTGCGGTCTGTTTCCATTTATCTTAATTCCATATCATTATAAATAGACCTGCCTCTCCATTTAGTACTCCAACTTCAAGAGACTGTATATGAATGTTTGTCTCCTGTTTGAATTAATTAATATTGCTGATATTATGGCCATTGGGCTCGATtgatgattttattttgttttgctctgttttgtttttatttttcatttttttgggaCTTTGGTCCTTAAATCTGATTAGCTTGAATTGGAAGCACCATGTTAAAAGAAATTTGGAGATCTTGGAAGTAGAGAAATGATTTTTTTCAATGGTGACATGAAGGAGCAAAAACTAAGATTGTCTCGTGCCCTAGGTATTCTTTACCTACCCACCATGTCGGTTTCAGGAGAATATGATCATAAATCCATAATAGAGTCCGACCACAACGGTCGAATTGATTGACATAACGGAAAAGATCAGACTTTGTGggaacaaaaaataaaatgaaaaattgttaTTCATCATAGTTTAATTTTTTCAATGACTAGAACTAGATGAGGATATATTGCTTGAATACATTGaataaaaatttgtttctttGCATCAAAATTTTAGAAGGATCATTCAAGGGTTACTCGCTTTCGTTTTGACTTGGAATAAGACAAAAGAGATATTTTTGTCGTTTGTGGATAACTCGGATAGGTGCAATAATTTGTAAGAATAAAATATCCCGTATAAATTGATACATGATTTTGGTAAAAAACAATTACTTTCTAGTTATAAAATGCTTTCACAAATTAACttcattgaaatttttttttttaatgaatgaAGTAGAGTAATTTATTGAGGACAAGTTAAGGCATACCAAGAGAGAATAGAGGATAGACAAATATAATGAAGAGAAGATTAAAGAGAATATGATTACTGAGTATATGTGGCTAATCTCATCGAGTATACAAACATTAGTTGAAGGAGTTTTTTGAATATCCACACATGTTATATTTCGTGTACTATCAATCTATTGAGTTCGATAGATATAAATTGCAATATTTCATTAAATATTCTTACATGTCATTCATCATTTGATATAAATTGCAATATTTCATTAAATATTCTTACATGTCATTCATCATTTGACCCCTATCAATTTTGCTAAATGACAAAACTAATCCCTTATCACTTCACATCACTAACTTGATCTTTTGTATATACATAATCAATAGTTGtcacacactatatatatatataatgaaatttAGAACCCATTAATTGTAAAATATTAGTACTCATAAATCTAATAATATAAATCCCACATTATTTTTAGTGacaagtcaaaaaaaaaaaaaaatttgttcatgaaatgcaccaaaatcaagaaacaaaatttttattaaaaatcaaatattggATATTAGAATTAAAAATTTTTACTTGAAGATAACGAACTTAGACAACTAGCATTGGAATGAAATGAGAGAGACACTTCTTGATAATGGAATTTGCGGACGGCATATGAAAATGAGGGATGGTCGTAATAAAGTTTGTTAGTCATTTTCAGATGTAATTGAAGGAAAAGAGGGAAAATATTGCGAGACTTTACTTGGCAAACGGGTCGATTATTCAGGACGTTCCATCATTGTTGTAAGCCATTCACTTTCATTCTAGATTGCCTTCTAAAATAGCAATAGAGCTTTTCCAAATATTTGTCCTTTCAACGTGGGCATTCGTTCAGAAATATGATTTAATTAGCCAAATTATATCCAACTCTAGTGGCTAGGGGGTGGGATTCTTTGCAAGTATATTATACGCATTTTACTATTGACTCATCGATTATAGAGGTTCTCCTATTAAGATTTGTATATGCTATCAATAAGATAAGATCTACATATGTTTTGATCACAACATTAATATGAATTATTGCACTAAGCCTTTTTCAATTAATAGTCGTATCTTTTATTTATCAGATGCAAAAATCTAAAGCACGTCAACCGTGAGTGTTGTAAAAATAAGCCAAGACCCTATCATATGATGCCTCAGCGAGAGAAGTATCAATTTAAAGAAGCAAATTGGTGAGCAGAAGATTGACATGACATATATGACTAAGCAGAGAAAAGATAAGTACTAATTTTATATACTAGCTACTAACAAAACCTAAAAACACTTAATCAAATGTCCAAGATAGCAAGTCAAGCTTTGCTCAAAGTTTGCTTGTAGGTGTAGAGTgtaagaaatatttatattattttataaatattcccTTAAAGTGATTCACATTTCACCTTTACTTTATGGTTTCAATAACCACATTAAGTGATAGTTGTGATTGTTTACATTACACATTAAGTGCACTTGATGGTTATTTATCCAATGAGTGCATGAATTAATAGTCTTATTAGTGATAAAGTTACAAACTCTTCATATTTGTTCCTTGATGGATGGAACTTGTGTATTCCATCAATTTATCCCATCAAGTCTAAGGTAAAGACTAGAAGACACGTCATAAAATTATAGTTCTCTTTTCTAGAAATTGAAGTAGCTCTTAGTAATATATTTACAAGTCAAGCACAATGGACAAAAGTACAAATTTTTCCACTACTCATGTTTTTAACATGTTATTCTGTTTGATATTCTTTCATTTGGTAGCAAAGTCAATCCTTTTAGCCTATGCTTAATTAGTAATATTGACTCTATTTGGAGTTGTTTTGGGCCTAAAGTTTTTTCACCCAAAGAATTCCTAATCAATCTTGGAAGTCAATTTAAATGTCATGTGGCTTGATTTAAAATTTCGGGAGTAGCCATAGCATCCCAATGAAGCAAATCAATTTAAAGTTTGTACCACAATATGGTTATTGATATTAAAAATTGTAATTAAGTTATGAAGACAGTGACCCGGCCCTATTCGGAAGTTGTTGATTTTATAATTTAGTTTGCATGATAAAGTAAATTTATTAATGTGGCAAGGTTGCCCTAATGTCCTTAGGATAATGGGTAACTTTTTGTCATATTGATTAAATTTATTTGTCTTAGTAGTAAATTCATGCGTTTTGCAACCTTGACCCATAGGAAGGTGAAGTTTACTACATaaagttttaatattttatttcatagCATTAAAGTCATTTCTTGGTTTTATAGTTTTTTCTTTAGTTAATAGTACACAACATGTTCCAATGCTTGAAGATAATAATTTTTCTGACTAGAAGGATTCCCTTATGTTTACTCTTTGGTACATGGATCTCGATTATGCACTTCGGGAGGTGAAACCACCTACCCCTAAGGATGGTGACGCACAAGAAGTCTTTGATAAGCATGCATGGTGGGAGCAAATCAATTGTTTAAGTCTAATGCTCATAAAGTCCCTTATAGGAAAGAGCATTAGAAATGCGATTGGTGAGTATGAACATGTAAAAGATTTTTTTGAAGGCAATCGAAAATCAGTTTGTCAGTTTTGAAAAAACTCTTGCTAGTACCCTAATGAAGAAATTCACTAGCAAAACTTTTGACAACTCTAAAAGTGTTCGTGATCACATCATGGAGATGAGGGACTTAGTGGCTGGATTAAAATCCTTAAAGATAGAGATTGAGTAACTATTTTTGGTTCACTTCATTCTAAACTCTCTTCCACTAGAGTATGGTCATTTCAAAATTTCATACAACACTCATAAAGAAAATTAGACAATAATGGAACTCATGACCATGTGTGTTCAAGAGGAAGAAAGGTTGAAGCATGACAAACCAAAAAGTGCTCATTTGGTGGCTCATGCGAAGTCAAACGCCAAAAAGGGCAAATTCGACTAAGGAAATAAGAAGCAAAATTtgttaataaataaaaatgatgataAGGCACTTAAATGTTTCTTTTGTCACAAGAAGTGTCATATGAAGAAGGATTGCCTTAAATACAAGAAATGGTGAGAAAAGAAAGGTAAACTCCTATCTCTAGTATGtcatgaatttctttttcttttcatttttttgtagAAGCTCCTAAAAATTCTTGGTGGATTGATTCTAGTTTTACAATCCATATTGTTAATACCATGTAGGGATTTCTCAACCTAAAGAAGCCAACGGAAAATGAGCGATTTGTCTATTCAGGAAATAAAGGACAATCCTCGATTGTGGGTGTTGGGAAATTTAGAATAATTTTGCGATCAAGTTTTGTTTTAGATTTAAATTATGTATTTTATATACCAGAATTTTCAAGAAACTTGATTTCTGTTTCGAGGTTGGCTGTAATGGGTTATGGtttcttatttgaaaattttgttactATACTTAAAAATAAAGTTCCTATTGGTACTGGTATTTTAGTTGAAAATCTTTTCAAACTCGACTTAGATCCTGATTTTGAGCAAAATTATTTATGTTTGAATGTTACTACTGGTATTAAAAGGAACCTTTTAGATGAAAGTTCCTCTTTATTATGGCATAAGAGATTGGGACATATCTCTTTAGAGAggattaagagattagtaaatgAAGGAATCCTAAAAACTCTTGATTTTACTGATTATGAGACTTGTGTGAACTGCATAAAGGGCAAGCAGACCAACAAGATATCTAAAGGTTCAAGAAGGAGCTTAGAAATTCTTGAACTCATATATACGAATATCTGTGGACCATTCTCCACTCCTTGCCCAAATGGTCAGAGATTTTTTATTTCGTttattgatgactattctaggtttatGTATCTCTATAAAGCATAAGTAGAGAAacaaagggaaaagaaaattaagGTCATATGATCTGACAGGGGAGGAGAATATTATGGTAGGTACACAGAAAATGGACAAATGATTGGTCCATTTGCACAATTCCTTGAGCAAGAAGGTATCGTTACTCAATACAGTATGCCAAgcacacctcaacaaaatggtgtatcTGAAAAAAGGAATCACACTCTTATGGACATGGTAAGAAGCATGATTGCTCATTCCAGTTTACCACTAACCTTGTGGAGTGAAGCACTAAAAATTGTTGTGTATATATTAAATCGTGTTCCATCCAAGGTTGTTCCCAAGACACCTTTTGAAAATTGGTATGGATGGAAACCTAGTTTGACACATATGGGGTTGTCCTGTTGAAATGAGGATTTATAATCCTCATATAAAGAAACTTGATCCTAGGACAATCAGTGGGTTTTTCATTGGATATGTGCTAAACTCTAAaggttttaggttttattgtCCATCTCATAGTCCAAGAGTTGTTGAAGCAAGAAATGCAAGGTTTCTCGAGGATTGTgtgtagtaaccggaaaaaaaaaatatgtaataataataataataaaataataaaataaaattaattaattaaattaataagtaaatgaacagtatgataaggaacaaatatatatatatatatatatatatatgtgtgtgtgtgtgtgtatatatatatatatatatatatataaaaggtatgaaagcttcttaaagaagctttactttactttactttactttaagtttattatatatatatatatatatatatatatatatatattattaaattaacacaagcttctttaagaagctttgaaggtaaaatccaaatttaattggatttttggtggatgtgagttcattctctctctctctctctcctacgactctctctctcttcgattccgggctagttttacgccggatcgacaaaccgaaaccaccacgacgctcctggcgaaattctctacaagtctgtcggagcggatcgtcaggaaaacgaagttggatttcatcccaaatccaaggtaaggttttatatttaatatttggatttttgacagttgaagaaagtgatatacgcgtaaaaatactgaactttaatattggaaattttcagttccagggtgttgattgggaacgttgggaatcattcctaagttgaggtaagactttttaagtcgaatttgacttagtggtagttatagaaaatattgtacgtacgaaaatactaaactttaattctgcgagttttcattttcagggtattgagttgagaaccttgtgggtatgggaaagattttcttaggggcttttcaggaatcaggtaaggggataaactaagctagttttgttttgagaaaatgtatgtatatatagatagcatctgatttcaggaaaaataaatatatttatatatatgatttatatttggaaaatactgtttaaatgatgatatgttgaatacgtagaaaatttgtttagtgtggcatgagcataaaaatgttatgaaatactgtttttttttttaatggggacgatatgaatttctatgatggaaaaccggcgtacgggccgagatatttttatatgtatatgtgatttgccggcgtatgggccgtgctatgtggatgagatttgccggcgtacgggccgtgctatgtgatttgccagcgtacgggctgtgctatgtgatttgtcggcgtacgggccgtgctatgtggtttgccagcgtacgggctgtgctatgtgatttgtcggcgtatgggccgtgctatgttaaaatgtgtaataccggcgtacgggccgatgattttcatgatacacgtatatatgtaaaatgatatgattgatgtgaaaataaatgatacgagatatttatgtatcacggttttagtatatgtatatgatatcagaacctggttggcttggtctaagctagcacttgcacggtaccgttgctatgtgtccatggtcctcgtgatcatgatatctgtgttaacgccgctgtacggagtggtgtgagattggatggtcgatgtggttattttcaagaagtgtgctgttatcgcccctggtgtacggaccagtctgggtagacccatcggacctacagactactgtttgacttggcagtggtcggccaaccattgtcaggtcccgccttcgggccacacaacccagtcatgtgggggtaatacatgacaacagccagctaacctaccaggattgttttatgttattattagtgtatgagatgagatatgtttatgaaaatgcagtatattctgctatgtgttgatatgcatatgttttcccatatttgataaacagtattgaatatgttatgtatggtatatgtagaacacagaatactcatgttgccacacactggtattagtttatttcccttactgagaggtgtctcacccctaaatcttatacatttttcaggagccccttataggagagcgggaaaagccccgctgatctagatcagttgtttgccctctttggaagggtaagtttttggtagggagagttaggttttgtgggagattgtccctagatttcatttttgagatgtatatactgtgagatagtaattgtagtgactctggtatgtgttatgcacaatatgatgagatgtatatgattttatactttctgctgcgtaggcttctgctgtatgttttgttatatccctggtgcccacgggcccaggtggattgtgacatgctgagctgggatgtataatgtgatgataatttatttataaaaaaaatatatatatgtgaaaaaggagcaggtcgttacagttggtatcagagcctaggttgctaggttctgtagactttagagtgcagcaggaacaataccagagtttaggaaatgatttgaggttttgttctacagtctagaagcaggacttccgtggtagtttctatgtttttcctggggtgacgatttcaggaaaatcatagtaagctattatcgggttgtgttcctagaatgtaggactggggattaacaatgagttagaaatgttgagatgagtggtgaggataggtcggtaaattatgaggataggattactgaattgcaactgctattttccaagatggattcagaaggaaatagtgcccatgc
This window contains:
- the LOC131160623 gene encoding uncharacterized protein LOC131160623; translation: MELEDVKSDLTALRKLYGLLQSNGVGQRSTTSKFLDDKAQLLLKNLLDGAAEKMFDAHSKILAAQLDICKMSCATQLEKPKSTPKLQPPTSDILKTFSHVAENSSKDSNCCTVASLKGELPPTKLEPQDTVLEIPEGSIFTTKLENGRNHRHIGKQSSVKCLNSAKAVKISANKNENHCKSRQDQQSDWYSQFSQVNEYVEELESKEKAKWILELKQNSGMGRSFTFSSSNPATRVSKAGAEEVEQAKATDISNEVAKAIQQIESRLSYMHLADGGSCSFGDKNVAYQDQRTSIVGSVPTACSVRPTLQTKGVNGKGKGMSALIEAPGSVTPSSWANQWLVDPNSCSSRGHLSQGDDPILARHNSPTDKGGKPGENSNQPSTIDNNPLSWTHCQKCGRKKCTILPDQMLCQVSSHGTKLPDFPSQRTSWVPGHSAKAIVDKVNHVNQPESQNDHSPCLSSSVIRGLRILPSQSNKVRSQYHNQMATKKTLIRKAIASRPPMPLSSQALEPRRHMQALDSCYRPHGPTQALDPRQNLRQTRAMKPTQWGKDFPCEMIQAQEPTLQNYRHSLMTAGPITRKNPTSRGNGTHGSTHVRPLNGILTRHQDLEETSWSSCSSSSWKTQPTSTNGSDNVMYSLSSQQNNSSNRGDGERESESNSNSSSNSNTLSSYSLPSQQTSISSSEVDSQPRGKQSHLMGLTPRRLAHKAGKKRSRNHHSDVGSCRMSTKKTSRPEKGTGRLKRFKNKLALIFHHHHHHHHHHHHSEDDDSGSGNKDRKDAGHAASLWKQKQKKASHGKGKEEVYGEQVVQKLEKSAVSKVPHKQQRGQLNSLVDGLVKHVQCSKKSKRSKAGITQLGKTHVLNNGHKELERKLHWWQKFHQQKGVKLPLGKRRVRLATKNKKPLLGEMEMK